The following are from one region of the Cyanobium gracile PCC 6307 genome:
- a CDS encoding DUF3155 domain-containing protein, with protein MSKKRKRISRRRLAGQRVLAHVPTFNLETGSHKPVTAARRYIAETELTAPAILNVRRNEHTTDRFFWGEKGLFSAQYAEENHFLFPSLRLIVDSIGEEVLFEGLEALASDDWEEMEEYEYAFV; from the coding sequence ATGTCCAAGAAGCGCAAGCGGATCAGTCGCCGTCGTCTCGCAGGCCAGCGGGTCCTCGCCCATGTCCCGACCTTCAACCTCGAAACCGGCTCCCACAAACCGGTGACGGCAGCGCGCCGCTACATCGCCGAAACGGAGCTGACGGCTCCGGCGATCCTCAACGTGCGCCGCAACGAGCACACCACCGACCGCTTCTTCTGGGGGGAGAAGGGCCTGTTCAGCGCCCAGTACGCCGAGGAGAACCACTTCCTGTTCCCGTCCCTGCGCCTGATCGTCGACAGCATCGGGGAGGAGGTGCTCTTCGAGGGCCTCGAAGCCCTGGCCTCCGACGACTGGGAGGAGATGGAGGAGTACGAGTACGCCTTCGTCTGA
- a CDS encoding sensor histidine kinase — protein sequence MPVSQRFLALVGFQLGQFVDCPEVRSLVVYVTHQGETGQPSLLPVGHWPPDERALPAVDSVSRLRVPAEQRRWLPLRDGQRLLGALQVEAARNPWPEPLAQRLQAVALALTEALRLDLEGGELRQRLTEREEQLGLLLHQLRNPLTALRTFGQLLLRRLGPDHNDRSLVQGLLAEERQINRYVEAISALVHPEGRLAAPVSPQPLLLPPLLSGPEGQPLAGLLEPLLQRAAATATLQGREWHGPRTLPDWSGDSGSVAEILANLLENAFRYSAPGAAVGLHWAIDHGGLHLTVWDGGPAIAAAEREAIFGRGVRGTRGQELPGTGLGLALGRDLARSLGGELALVVPPRTVAEGLPAQGNAFRLSLPRPSAPRR from the coding sequence ATGCCTGTCTCGCAACGGTTTCTGGCCCTGGTGGGGTTCCAGCTGGGCCAGTTCGTGGACTGCCCTGAGGTCCGGTCCCTGGTGGTCTACGTCACCCATCAGGGGGAAACGGGCCAGCCCAGCCTGCTGCCGGTCGGCCACTGGCCCCCGGACGAGCGGGCCCTGCCGGCGGTGGACAGCGTCAGCCGGCTGCGGGTGCCGGCGGAGCAGCGGCGCTGGCTGCCCCTGCGGGATGGCCAGCGCCTGCTCGGTGCCCTGCAGGTGGAGGCCGCCCGCAACCCCTGGCCGGAGCCGCTCGCCCAGCGGCTTCAGGCCGTGGCCCTGGCCCTCACCGAAGCCCTGCGGCTGGATCTGGAGGGCGGGGAGCTGCGGCAGCGGCTCACCGAGCGTGAGGAGCAGCTGGGACTGCTGCTGCACCAGCTGCGCAACCCGCTCACGGCCCTGCGCACCTTCGGACAGCTGCTGCTGCGGCGCCTCGGCCCCGACCACAACGACCGCTCCCTGGTGCAGGGCCTGCTGGCCGAGGAGCGCCAGATCAACCGTTATGTGGAGGCCATCAGCGCCCTGGTCCACCCGGAAGGGCGGCTCGCCGCCCCCGTCTCCCCCCAGCCCCTGCTGCTGCCGCCCCTGCTGAGCGGACCCGAGGGCCAGCCCCTGGCCGGGCTGCTCGAACCGCTGCTGCAGCGGGCGGCCGCCACCGCGACCCTGCAGGGGAGGGAGTGGCACGGCCCCCGGACCCTGCCGGACTGGAGCGGCGACAGCGGATCGGTGGCGGAGATCCTCGCCAACCTGCTGGAGAACGCCTTCCGCTACAGCGCCCCGGGCGCCGCCGTGGGCCTGCACTGGGCCATCGACCACGGGGGGCTCCACCTCACCGTCTGGGACGGCGGGCCGGCCATCGCCGCCGCCGAGCGGGAGGCGATCTTCGGGCGGGGGGTGCGGGGAACCCGGGGCCAGGAGCTGCCCGGCACCGGCCTGGGCCTGGCCCTTGGCCGCGATCTGGCCCGCAGCCTGGGCGGCGAGCTGGCGCTCGTGGTGCCGCCCCGGACCGTGGCCGAAGGGCTGCCGGCGCAGGGCAACGCCTTCCGGCTCAGCCTGCCCAGGCCGTCAGCACCGCGGCGATGA
- a CDS encoding adenosylcobinamide-GDP ribazoletransferase, with amino-acid sequence MLRLSAPPWLRDLAGAWIFYSVLPAWPAPAPRFERIARFAPWIGVVLGAMQGLLWWALEGRVPLVAQVALVLALGLWLSGGLHMDGVMDSADGLAAGDRCLEAMADSRVGASGVQALVLVLLLRAGALAMLGPAAPMALVWAAVGGRVAPLPAMAWFPYLRPGGSAAFHRAHGAGLAAELRPALLLLPPLLLLPWPGLTTWPVPVGALALLPALLVPLVLGRRLGGHSGDSYGACVEWSESLGLLLIAAVLTAWAG; translated from the coding sequence ATGCTCCGCCTCAGCGCTCCACCGTGGCTGCGGGATCTGGCCGGGGCCTGGATCTTTTATTCGGTGCTGCCGGCCTGGCCGGCGCCGGCGCCCCGGTTCGAGCGGATCGCCCGCTTCGCCCCCTGGATCGGTGTCGTTCTCGGCGCGATGCAGGGGCTGCTCTGGTGGGCCCTGGAGGGGCGGGTGCCGCTGGTGGCCCAGGTGGCGCTGGTGCTGGCGCTCGGCCTGTGGCTGAGCGGCGGCCTGCACATGGATGGCGTGATGGACAGTGCCGATGGTCTGGCGGCGGGCGATCGCTGCCTGGAGGCGATGGCCGACAGCCGGGTGGGGGCGAGCGGCGTGCAGGCCCTGGTGCTCGTGCTGCTGCTGCGGGCCGGGGCCCTGGCGATGCTGGGGCCGGCGGCGCCGATGGCGCTGGTCTGGGCTGCGGTCGGCGGGCGGGTGGCGCCCCTGCCCGCCATGGCCTGGTTCCCCTACCTGCGGCCGGGCGGCAGCGCCGCCTTCCATCGCGCCCACGGGGCCGGCCTGGCGGCGGAGCTGCGGCCCGCCCTGCTGCTGCTGCCGCCCCTGCTGCTGCTGCCCTGGCCGGGCCTGACCACCTGGCCCGTGCCCGTCGGAGCGCTGGCCCTGCTGCCGGCCCTGCTGGTTCCCCTGGTCCTGGGCCGTCGTCTCGGCGGCCACAGCGGCGACAGCTACGGAGCCTGTGTGGAGTGGAGCGAATCGCTGGGCCTGCTGCTCATCGCCGCGGTGCTGACGGCCTGGGCAGGCTGA
- the tgt gene encoding tRNA guanosine(34) transglycosylase Tgt: MAFDFTITARCPRTRARCGCFTTPHGPVHTPRFMPVGTAATVKGVSTPQLRETGAQMVLANTFHLHLQPGEAVVAEAGGLHRFMGWEGPLLTDSGGFQVFSLDAINRIDDDGVVFRSPRDGSRIDLTPERSMAIQRALGADVAMAFDQCPPYPATEAAVAEACRRTHRWLERCVACHGGGDQALFGIVQGGCFPHLREASARVVAAMDLPGIAVGGVSVGEPVEEMHRVVRQVGPLLPQERPHYLMGVGSLREMAIAVANGFDLFDCVLPTRLGRHGTALVGGERWNLRNARFRHDHGPLDPSCGCLACRHHSRSYLHHLFRSEELLGRTLLSLHNLTTLLRFTSAMAQAIGEGCFAEDFAPWEPDSPAARTW, from the coding sequence ATCGCCTTCGACTTCACGATCACCGCCCGCTGCCCGCGGACCCGGGCCCGCTGCGGCTGCTTCACCACCCCCCACGGCCCCGTCCACACGCCCCGGTTCATGCCGGTGGGCACCGCCGCCACCGTCAAGGGCGTCAGCACGCCCCAGCTGCGGGAGACCGGGGCCCAGATGGTCCTGGCCAACACCTTCCACCTGCATCTTCAGCCAGGAGAAGCGGTGGTGGCGGAGGCCGGTGGGCTGCATCGCTTCATGGGCTGGGAGGGCCCCCTGCTGACCGACTCGGGCGGCTTCCAGGTGTTCAGCCTCGACGCCATCAACCGGATCGACGACGACGGCGTGGTGTTCCGCTCCCCCCGCGACGGCTCGCGGATCGACCTGACCCCCGAGCGTTCCATGGCCATCCAGCGGGCCCTGGGGGCCGATGTGGCGATGGCCTTCGACCAGTGCCCCCCCTACCCCGCCACGGAAGCGGCGGTAGCCGAGGCCTGCCGGCGCACCCACCGCTGGCTGGAGCGCTGCGTCGCCTGCCACGGCGGCGGCGACCAGGCCCTGTTCGGGATCGTGCAGGGGGGCTGCTTCCCCCATCTGCGCGAGGCCTCGGCGCGGGTGGTGGCCGCGATGGACCTGCCCGGCATCGCCGTCGGTGGCGTGAGCGTGGGCGAGCCCGTCGAGGAGATGCACCGGGTGGTGCGCCAGGTGGGTCCCCTGTTGCCGCAGGAGCGTCCCCACTATCTGATGGGGGTGGGCAGCCTGCGGGAGATGGCGATCGCGGTCGCCAACGGCTTCGACCTATTCGATTGCGTGCTGCCCACCCGGCTGGGCCGGCACGGCACCGCCCTGGTGGGGGGCGAACGCTGGAACCTGCGCAATGCCCGCTTCCGCCACGACCACGGCCCCCTCGACCCCAGCTGCGGCTGCCTCGCCTGCCGGCACCACAGCCGCAGCTACCTGCACCACCTGTTCCGCAGCGAGGAGCTGCTGGGCCGCACCCTTCTGAGCCTGCACAATCTCACCACCCTGCTGCGCTTCACAAGCGCCATGGCCCAGGCCATCGGCGAGGGATGTTTTGCAGAGGATTTCGCTCCCTGGGAGCCCGACTCCCCGGCCGCCCGCACGTGGTAG
- a CDS encoding photosystem II reaction center protein K, whose protein sequence is MALSLLASYAPHTLAQLPEAYQAFGPLVDILPIIPLFFLLLAFVWQASVGFR, encoded by the coding sequence ATGGCTCTCTCCCTGCTGGCCAGCTACGCGCCCCACACCCTCGCCCAGCTGCCCGAGGCGTACCAGGCCTTCGGCCCCCTGGTGGACATCCTGCCGATCATTCCCCTGTTCTTCCTGCTGCTGGCCTTCGTCTGGCAGGCCTCCGTCGGTTTCCGCTGA
- a CDS encoding WecB/TagA/CpsF family glycosyltransferase, producing the protein MAALATTPVRARVLGIPVNVSNDVFQDAVALHAAGGGQIVTLNAEMTMAARADPALGAAIEAARMVIPDGAGVVWALGRQSHRVRRAPGIELARRLLDHAAAHGWRVALVGASPAVMDQLRDRLLHDLPGLKLVFSVHGYQNADAWPGLERQLLQCRPDLVLVALGVPRQETWIQAMPGPRSGLWMGVGGSFDIWAGTKKRAPAWMGALHIEWLYRLIKEPSRWRRMLSLPAFAWAVLRERR; encoded by the coding sequence ATGGCAGCCCTCGCGACCACGCCGGTCCGTGCCCGCGTCCTGGGCATCCCTGTGAATGTAAGCAACGACGTCTTCCAGGACGCCGTGGCCCTGCACGCGGCCGGCGGCGGCCAGATCGTCACCCTCAATGCGGAGATGACCATGGCGGCCCGGGCGGATCCCGCCCTGGGGGCGGCGATCGAGGCGGCGCGGATGGTGATTCCCGATGGGGCTGGTGTGGTGTGGGCCCTGGGTCGCCAGTCGCACCGGGTGCGCCGCGCTCCGGGCATCGAGCTGGCCCGGCGCCTGCTCGACCATGCGGCCGCCCATGGCTGGCGCGTGGCGCTGGTGGGGGCGAGTCCCGCGGTGATGGATCAGCTGCGGGACCGCCTGCTCCACGACCTTCCTGGGCTGAAGCTCGTCTTCAGCGTCCACGGTTACCAGAACGCGGACGCCTGGCCCGGGCTGGAGCGCCAGCTGCTGCAGTGCCGTCCCGATCTGGTGCTGGTGGCCCTGGGGGTGCCGCGCCAGGAGACCTGGATCCAGGCGATGCCCGGACCCCGCAGCGGCCTCTGGATGGGGGTGGGCGGCAGCTTCGACATCTGGGCCGGCACCAAGAAGCGGGCCCCCGCCTGGATGGGAGCCCTGCACATCGAGTGGCTCTACCGGCTGATCAAGGAGCCCAGCCGCTGGCGGCGCATGCTCTCGCTGCCGGCCTTCGCCTGGGCTGTGCTGCGGGAACGCCGCTGA
- a CDS encoding glycoside hydrolase family 15 protein — MMKTASNGDRGVTDSPAPPTDAAEARELLERLDRGIEHVVLRRQHPITGLLPASTASTVHGNYGDAWVRDCVYSIQCVWGLSLAHRRLTGPCRRSFELEQRVLQLMRGLMRSMMRQSAKVERFKASLERLDAIHAKFDTATGDPVVADDGWGHLQLDATALFLLQLAQLTRSGLVIVQTSHERDFLQNLVYYVARAYRVADYGIWERGDKGNHGQPERNASSIGMVKAALETLVGLDLDGPHGDGSSCLTIPHDAIVRLRRALRGLLPRESASKEADSACLSVIGYPAWAVEDPALAARTREKIRSELAGSYGYKRFRRDGHQTVLEDVTRLHYEREELAQFEHIECEWPLFLAYELITACCEGRWQEARRWREQLQELSVSVDGEALLPELYLVPERLIEAERRQPGSQIRVPNENVPLLWTQSLTWLSDLLLHGLITAEDLDPCGRRHPSPPGAEEVLVALAPADDTIAAALAEAGLPVRRPSDGAATLRVASSRELARRLATVGANGRLGLSGHPPVRMETQATARLYRHDGELIGFLPAVLEEDTFYLADDAQVLVDTVATEVRVLQRHWRGTGAPLLLVPVAAGPFRRDPDAFLELGRDLQQGQLGSVPVRLVSLEELVPLASLIDLPPQALAACDLVPDGHTLLPPSASHQPLTARQEQELEDVPLAHLVDRLWASRSLEEQAEVLELLSRRLGPNARLQGPRSGPGVRLMVLLEEVYRRGLADADWSVVRRAAGAMGLVHPQLEDALTDLLLRQKQVVVGRNYTRDSLLSHPEGSLAIATMVRRFSGEDGREWMLQQELLLAIDALARSDVDLLSGSLTLQLGQFLLLLTGELAAEANLSPSEAFEALCALPPHAIRRRLRAVLADVEHARASLQRKEQLHLRGRVRWEVPDPLAELPKDGSWLQHRMRLGALQRVPKDFYPGIWDLLHHCRGLVIGDKLERRNRLESAPLLREKTPGEKNFAILVEHLLSKIEAPEYRRLCIETLLTLMAFMAANPQVQFDDDLALDVVIGHAVRVGWQQRHPEVPSEAYGPHKAEAWDLFYRSSPADCRRWQLLALQELTELTPVGGP; from the coding sequence ATGATGAAAACGGCGAGCAATGGCGACAGGGGCGTGACCGATTCGCCCGCCCCTCCCACCGACGCGGCGGAGGCCCGAGAGCTCCTGGAACGGCTCGACCGCGGCATCGAGCACGTCGTCCTGCGGCGCCAGCATCCGATCACGGGTCTGCTGCCCGCCAGCACCGCCAGCACCGTGCACGGCAACTACGGCGACGCCTGGGTGCGGGACTGCGTCTACTCCATCCAGTGCGTCTGGGGCCTGTCCCTGGCCCACCGGCGACTGACGGGCCCCTGCCGCCGCAGCTTCGAACTGGAGCAGCGGGTCCTGCAGCTGATGCGGGGGCTGATGCGCTCGATGATGCGCCAGTCGGCGAAGGTGGAGCGCTTCAAGGCCAGCCTCGAGCGCCTCGACGCCATCCACGCCAAGTTCGACACCGCCACGGGGGATCCGGTGGTGGCCGACGACGGCTGGGGCCATCTGCAGCTCGACGCCACGGCCCTGTTTCTGCTGCAGCTCGCCCAGCTCACCCGCTCGGGCCTGGTGATCGTGCAGACCAGCCACGAGCGCGATTTCCTCCAGAACCTCGTCTACTACGTGGCCCGGGCCTACCGGGTGGCCGATTACGGCATCTGGGAGCGGGGCGACAAGGGCAACCACGGCCAGCCGGAGCGCAACGCCAGCTCGATCGGCATGGTGAAGGCCGCCCTGGAGACCCTCGTGGGTCTGGATCTGGACGGCCCCCACGGCGACGGCAGCAGCTGCCTGACCATCCCCCATGACGCCATCGTGCGCCTGCGGCGTGCCCTGCGCGGCCTGCTGCCGCGGGAGTCCGCCAGCAAGGAAGCCGACAGCGCCTGCCTCTCGGTGATCGGCTACCCCGCCTGGGCCGTGGAGGATCCGGCACTGGCGGCGCGCACCCGCGAGAAGATCCGCAGCGAGCTGGCCGGGTCCTACGGCTACAAGCGCTTCCGGCGCGACGGCCACCAGACGGTGCTGGAGGACGTGACCCGGCTCCATTACGAGCGGGAGGAACTGGCCCAGTTCGAGCACATCGAGTGCGAATGGCCCCTGTTCCTGGCCTATGAGCTGATCACGGCCTGCTGCGAGGGCCGCTGGCAGGAAGCCCGTCGCTGGCGGGAACAGCTCCAGGAGCTGAGCGTGTCGGTCGACGGGGAGGCACTGCTGCCGGAGCTGTACCTGGTGCCGGAGCGGCTGATCGAGGCCGAGCGGCGCCAGCCCGGCAGCCAGATCCGTGTCCCCAACGAAAACGTCCCCCTCCTCTGGACCCAGAGCCTCACCTGGCTGTCGGATCTGCTGCTGCACGGCCTGATCACCGCCGAGGATCTCGATCCCTGCGGGCGCCGCCACCCCAGCCCCCCGGGGGCCGAGGAGGTGCTGGTGGCCCTGGCTCCGGCCGATGACACCATCGCCGCGGCCCTGGCGGAGGCCGGCCTGCCGGTGCGGCGGCCCTCGGACGGGGCGGCCACCCTGCGGGTAGCCAGTTCCCGCGAGCTGGCCCGGCGGCTGGCGACGGTGGGCGCCAACGGCCGCCTGGGGCTCTCGGGCCATCCGCCGGTGCGCATGGAGACCCAGGCCACCGCCCGGCTCTACCGCCACGACGGTGAGCTGATCGGCTTCCTGCCGGCGGTGCTGGAGGAGGACACCTTCTACCTGGCCGACGATGCCCAGGTGCTGGTGGACACGGTGGCCACCGAGGTGCGGGTGCTGCAGCGCCACTGGCGGGGCACCGGCGCCCCCCTGCTGCTCGTGCCGGTCGCCGCCGGCCCCTTCCGCCGCGACCCCGACGCCTTCCTGGAGCTGGGCCGCGATCTGCAGCAGGGCCAGCTGGGCTCGGTGCCGGTGCGCCTGGTGTCGCTGGAGGAGCTGGTGCCGCTCGCCAGCCTGATCGACCTGCCGCCCCAGGCGCTGGCGGCCTGCGATCTGGTGCCGGACGGCCACACCCTGCTGCCGCCCAGTGCCAGCCACCAGCCGCTCACCGCCCGCCAGGAGCAGGAGCTGGAGGACGTCCCGCTGGCCCATCTGGTGGACAGGCTCTGGGCCAGCCGCTCCCTCGAGGAGCAGGCCGAGGTGCTGGAACTGCTGAGCCGCCGGCTGGGCCCCAATGCCCGCCTGCAGGGCCCCCGCAGCGGCCCGGGGGTGCGGCTGATGGTGCTGTTGGAAGAGGTCTACCGCCGCGGCCTGGCCGACGCCGACTGGAGCGTGGTGCGCCGGGCCGCCGGGGCCATGGGCCTGGTGCACCCCCAGCTGGAGGATGCCCTCACCGATCTGCTGCTGCGCCAGAAGCAGGTGGTGGTGGGTCGCAACTACACGCGCGATTCGCTGCTCAGCCATCCGGAGGGCAGCCTCGCGATCGCGACGATGGTGCGCCGCTTCAGCGGCGAGGACGGGCGGGAATGGATGCTGCAGCAGGAGCTGCTGCTGGCCATCGACGCCCTGGCCCGCTCCGACGTGGATCTGCTCAGCGGCAGCCTCACCCTGCAGCTGGGGCAGTTCCTGCTGCTGCTCACCGGCGAACTGGCGGCGGAGGCCAACCTCAGCCCCAGCGAGGCCTTCGAGGCCCTCTGCGCCCTGCCGCCCCATGCCATCCGCCGCCGGCTGCGGGCCGTGCTGGCCGACGTGGAGCACGCCCGGGCCTCCCTGCAGCGCAAGGAGCAGCTGCATCTGCGCGGGCGGGTGCGCTGGGAGGTGCCCGACCCCCTGGCGGAACTGCCCAAGGACGGCAGCTGGCTGCAGCACCGCATGCGGCTCGGGGCCCTGCAGCGGGTGCCGAAGGACTTCTATCCCGGCATCTGGGACCTGCTGCACCACTGTCGGGGCCTGGTGATCGGCGACAAGCTGGAGCGGCGCAACCGGCTGGAGAGCGCCCCCCTGCTGCGCGAGAAGACGCCGGGGGAGAAGAACTTCGCGATCCTGGTGGAGCACCTGCTCAGCAAGATCGAAGCCCCGGAGTACCGCCGGCTCTGCATCGAGACCCTGCTCACCCTGATGGCCTTCATGGCCGCCAACCCCCAGGTCCAGTTCGACGATGACCTGGCCCTGGACGTGGTGATCGGCCACGCCGTGCGGGTGGGGTGGCAGCAGCGCCATCCCGAGGTGCCGAGCGAGGCCTACGGCCCCCACAAGGCGGAGGCCTGGGATCTCTTCTACCGCTCCTCCCCCGCCGACTGCCGCCGCTGGCAGCTGCTGGCCCTGCAGGAGCTCACCGAGCTCACGCCCGTGGGAGGCCCCTAG
- a CDS encoding Gfo/Idh/MocA family protein: MNPVRVGVIGIGNMGWHHARVLSLLRDAELVGVADPDEARGRLAVEQFDCRWFPAYEELLGEVEAVCIAVPTLLHHRVGMACLQAGVHVLIEKPIAATQEEAADLIGAAEAAGRLLQVGHIERFNPAFRELLRVVANEEVVVLEARRHSPNADRANDVSVVLDLMIHDIDLVLELAASPVVRLAAAGGRSSDGPIDYVNATLGFANGVVASLTASKMAHRKIRSLSAHCRSSLMETDFLNRNLRIHRRSHESVSADHGELLYRNDGFIEEVSTTSIEPLYAELEHFLQCVRGRETPAVDGLQASRALQLADLIEQCVEQPNLCMALEAPI; this comes from the coding sequence ATGAACCCAGTGCGCGTGGGTGTCATCGGCATCGGCAACATGGGCTGGCACCACGCCCGGGTACTGAGCCTGCTGCGCGATGCCGAACTGGTGGGTGTCGCCGACCCCGATGAGGCCCGCGGCCGGCTGGCGGTGGAACAGTTCGACTGCCGCTGGTTCCCCGCCTACGAAGAGCTCCTCGGCGAGGTGGAGGCCGTGTGCATCGCCGTGCCCACTCTCCTGCACCACCGGGTCGGCATGGCCTGTCTGCAGGCGGGGGTGCATGTGCTGATCGAGAAGCCGATCGCGGCCACCCAGGAGGAGGCCGCCGACCTGATCGGCGCGGCCGAGGCGGCGGGACGCCTGCTGCAGGTGGGCCACATCGAGCGGTTCAATCCTGCCTTCCGGGAGCTGCTGCGGGTGGTGGCCAACGAGGAGGTGGTGGTGCTCGAGGCCCGGCGCCACAGCCCCAACGCCGACCGGGCCAACGACGTCTCGGTGGTGCTGGATCTGATGATCCACGACATCGACCTGGTGCTCGAACTGGCCGCCTCCCCGGTGGTGCGGCTGGCGGCGGCCGGCGGCCGCAGTTCCGATGGCCCGATCGACTACGTCAACGCCACCCTGGGCTTCGCCAATGGCGTGGTGGCCAGCCTCACGGCCAGCAAGATGGCCCACCGCAAGATCCGCAGCCTCAGTGCCCACTGCCGCAGCAGCCTGATGGAGACGGATTTCCTCAACCGCAATCTGCGCATCCACCGGCGCTCCCATGAATCGGTCAGCGCCGATCACGGCGAGCTGCTCTACCGCAACGACGGCTTCATCGAAGAGGTGAGCACCACCTCGATCGAGCCCCTCTACGCCGAACTCGAGCACTTCCTTCAGTGCGTGCGCGGCCGGGAAACCCCGGCCGTGGATGGCCTGCAGGCCTCCCGGGCCCTGCAGCTGGCCGACCTGATCGAGCAGTGCGTCGAGCAGCCCAACCTGTGCATGGCCCTGGAGGCGCCGATCTAG
- a CDS encoding hemolysin family protein, which produces MRFLVLAILLALLAFFAAGELALIRLRPSRVQQLEEADEPGARSVARLQHRMRSVLVATQLGLVLALLAMGWLARGLAEQVAGWMGSGEQAWIDAGVFLLLALLATLLGGLVPKAWVLHRPEGSALRLAPLLESLTRTLAPLLLLIERFSGGLLRLLGLPRNWDELVPVLSAGELETLIESGSVTGLMPDERSILEGVFSLRDTLVREVMMMPRSGMVTLPLDVTFAQMMEAVHASQHARFPVIGSSLDDVRGMLDLRRLAEPIARGLLHPDTALAPWILPVAQVQESASLADLLPLIRSGQPLLVVVDEHGGTEGLVTVADLTGEIVGEDDNPLETAQDLLPLVDGTWSAAGDLEIVELNRQLGLQLPEADGHHTLAGFVLERLQHIPSPGEGLRWQGVRIDVLTMDGPRIERVQITLASTDGT; this is translated from the coding sequence ATGCGCTTCCTGGTCCTGGCGATCCTGTTGGCCCTGCTGGCCTTCTTCGCTGCCGGGGAGCTTGCGCTGATCCGTCTTCGGCCCAGCCGCGTCCAGCAGCTCGAGGAGGCGGACGAGCCTGGCGCCCGTTCCGTGGCACGGCTCCAGCACCGGATGCGCAGCGTCCTGGTGGCCACCCAGCTGGGTCTGGTGCTGGCGCTGCTGGCCATGGGCTGGCTGGCCCGGGGTCTGGCGGAGCAGGTGGCCGGCTGGATGGGCTCGGGTGAGCAGGCCTGGATCGATGCCGGGGTCTTCCTGCTGCTGGCCCTGCTGGCCACCCTCCTGGGCGGTCTGGTGCCCAAGGCCTGGGTGCTGCATCGTCCTGAGGGCTCGGCCCTGCGGCTGGCACCCTTGCTCGAGTCGCTCACCCGCACTCTGGCGCCGTTGCTGCTGCTGATCGAGCGCTTCAGCGGCGGTCTGCTGCGGCTGCTGGGGCTGCCGCGCAACTGGGATGAGCTGGTGCCGGTGCTGTCGGCCGGGGAGCTCGAGACGCTGATCGAGAGCGGCAGTGTCACCGGCCTGATGCCCGACGAGCGCAGCATCCTCGAGGGGGTGTTCTCCCTGCGGGACACCCTGGTGCGGGAGGTGATGATGATGCCGCGCTCCGGCATGGTCACCCTGCCGCTGGATGTCACCTTCGCCCAGATGATGGAAGCGGTGCATGCCAGCCAGCACGCGCGCTTCCCGGTGATCGGCAGCTCCCTCGACGACGTGCGCGGCATGCTCGACCTGCGGCGGCTGGCCGAGCCGATCGCCCGGGGCCTCCTCCACCCCGACACGGCCCTGGCCCCCTGGATCCTGCCGGTGGCCCAGGTGCAGGAAAGCGCTTCCCTGGCGGATCTTCTGCCGCTGATCCGCAGCGGCCAGCCCCTGCTGGTGGTGGTGGATGAGCACGGCGGCACCGAAGGGCTGGTCACCGTGGCCGACCTCACCGGCGAGATCGTCGGGGAGGACGACAACCCCCTGGAGACGGCCCAGGACCTGCTGCCCCTCGTCGACGGCACCTGGTCGGCGGCGGGGGACCTGGAGATCGTCGAGCTCAATCGCCAGCTGGGCCTGCAGCTGCCCGAAGCGGACGGCCACCACACCCTGGCCGGTTTTGTTCTGGAGCGGCTGCAGCACATCCCCTCCCCCGGTGAAGGGCTGCGCTGGCAGGGGGTCCGCATCGACGTGCTCACCATGGACGGCCCCCGCATCGAGCGGGTTCAGATCACCCTCGCCAGCACGGACGGAACCTGA
- a CDS encoding Fe2+-dependent dioxygenase yields the protein MQFRLEPLLSSGQVGELRLALLAEDAPWRDGAETAGWHAREVKRNRQLEPASSLNQTLASALSDHLLQHPLLQAAALPVRLHSLRFSRCGVGEGYGRHVDNAFMAGGRSDLSFTLFLSEPEQYDGGALVLEDPGGESALRLPAGHALVYPSSLLHRVEPVTRGERLVALGWIQSRIRRSDRRELLFELDTARRALFQKQGKDEIFDLLTRSYTNLLRMWGE from the coding sequence ATGCAGTTCCGTCTTGAACCTCTGCTGAGCAGCGGCCAGGTCGGCGAGCTGCGCCTGGCCCTGCTGGCGGAGGACGCCCCCTGGAGGGACGGGGCCGAAACGGCCGGATGGCACGCCCGGGAGGTGAAGCGCAACCGCCAGCTGGAGCCGGCATCCTCCCTGAACCAGACCCTCGCTTCCGCCCTCAGTGACCACCTGCTCCAGCATCCGCTGCTGCAGGCGGCGGCCCTGCCGGTGCGGCTGCACAGCCTGCGCTTCAGCCGCTGCGGCGTCGGTGAGGGCTACGGCCGCCACGTCGACAATGCCTTCATGGCCGGCGGCCGCTCCGACCTCTCCTTCACCCTGTTCCTGAGCGAACCCGAGCAGTACGACGGCGGCGCGCTGGTGCTGGAGGATCCGGGGGGCGAGAGCGCCCTGCGCCTGCCGGCCGGTCATGCCCTGGTGTATCCGAGCTCCCTGCTGCATCGGGTGGAACCCGTGACCCGGGGGGAGCGGCTGGTGGCCCTGGGCTGGATCCAGAGCCGCATCCGCCGCAGCGACCGGCGCGAACTCCTGTTCGAGCTCGACACCGCCCGTCGTGCCCTCTTCCAGAAGCAAGGCAAGGACGAAATCTTCGATCTGCTCACCCGCAGCTACACCAACCTGCTGCGGATGTGGGGCGAGTGA